Genomic DNA from Burkholderia plantarii:
GCCACGGATCGCGCGACCAGACGGCGTGGTCGCCGCCCTTGCGGCTCGGCTGCACGAAAGGCATCGCGCGCGCGAAGCGCAGCCGCGTGCCGGCGGGCGCCTGCCAGTAGCATCGCATCAGCCAGCCCTCGATGCCGGGCGGCTCGCCGGACACGGCGGCCGGCCCTTCGAAATGATGCCAGCCGGCGCGCATCGATTCGGGCAGCGCGGCGCGCCATGCCTCGATCAGCGTCCCGGGATCGAAGCCGCATGCCGCGAGGCGGCCGGGATGCAGCATCACGAGGCCGTTCTCGGCGGGGTGGAGCAGCGCGGCGGAGCGCGCGAGGTCGGGCTGGCCGGCGTCGTCGCGGATCAGCACGCCGGCCTGCTCGAACCACGCGTTCGGGAACAGGTCGTGGTGGACGGGCGCCATGCCGTGATCGGAATGCGCGATGCAGCGCAGCGGCTCGGGCGAGGCGGCGAGGCAGGCGTCGATCAGCTCGTCGATCCAGCCGAGCGCGATGTCGAACAGGGCCTCGCCGAGCGGCGCCCACGGCTGGTCGGGCCGGCACGGCGCCAGGTACTTGAGCAGATGGTGCGAGAGCAGATCGATGGCGGGATCGTAGCCGATCACGCAATCGGCATCGGCGGCGCGCACGGCCGCGACGACGTCGGCCGCGAAGCTGTCATGCACGACGCGCATCAGCGCGACGAGCGCGTGCTCGGCCGCGCCGGTGCCGCCTTCGTCGAGGCGCCGGCCGAGCCGCCCGCTGCCGTAGAGGCGGCCCGGATCGCCGGTGGCGAACGCGGCGCCGCCCTGCATCGCGCGCGATCCCGCCGGCGCGCCCTGCACGTCGATGGCGCGGTAGCCGAAGCTGATCAGGGTCGGCTCGCCGTCGATCCGCATCGCGTGCAGTGCAATGGCCCGGAACGCGTTGCCGTGCGGTACGTGCGCGGCGAGCGGCAGCGCGAGGCCATGGTTGATCGCCAGATGGCGGGGCGGCGCGGCCGAGCGCGGATCGTGCAGCGTGATGCCGTCGTCGCGGGCCTCGACGCGCAGGTCGATGTCGAGCGCGGGAATCGACAGGCGGCCGCCGTCGCGCACGGTGTCGGGCGCCACCGAGAAGCTGCCGCCGTACACGTCGGTGCGGCCCACCAGCGCCGCGCCGAGCCGCCCGGGCTGCACGAACGGCACGGCGCACAGCCGGAAGCGCGTCGAGCCGGCGGCCCAGCGGTCCCAGACCATCGGGATCTCGCGCGGCCATGCGCTGAATCCATCCGCGACGGCGAGCGGATCGCCGGGCGCGGGCGCCGGCAGCAGGTAGCCGGTCAGGCCGTGCCGGGCGACGTCGGTGCCGCTGAAGATCGAGAACAGCGAAGGCGGCGTCTGGCAGTTCGGCGAGAGCGGCTGCAACGGTATCGCGCGCCCGCCGAGCAGGCAGCGCGTCAGGGTCGAGTCGGGCCGCCGCGCGGCCAGCATCCGGACCAGCCGCCACGACAGCCCGTCGATCAGCAGCCACACGAGCCGCGAGCGCGCCGCGCTCATGCGGCGGCCCGCGCGGCGGTGTCGAGCAGGCAGCCGGCGAGCGCGTCGACGTGGCCGCGCAGCACCGCGAGCGTGCCGTTGTTGGGCACGACGTAGTCGGCGCGAATCCGGCTCATCTGCTGGTCGAGCGGGCTGTTCTCGACGATCGACAGGTCGCGGCGGCCGTGCAGCCGCATCGCGCGCAGCGCCGGCGAGGTGGCGATCTTGACGATCGCGAACCCCTGCTGGCGCAGATAGGGCCAGTCGGTGGCATCGTCGCGCAGATCGTCGTTGATGACGATGTCGGCCTCGCAGCGATCGAGGCGCCGCGCGAAGTTCTTCACGAGGCTCTGCCGGTCGATGCGGCGCAGCTCGGTGGCGATCTGCTCCAGCAGGCGCTGGTCCTGGGCGCCGTCGTGGACGTCACGGCACGCGGCGTCGTAGAACGCGCGTTGCAGCGCGTAAAGCGGCGTGGCGAGCTTCAGTACCTCGACGCGCCTGCCGGCTGCCTCGAACGCCTGCCCGAGCAGGGCGGCGGTCGTGCTCTTGCCCGAGCCGCTCGGCGCGACGAGCGCGATGCGAAGGCCTGACTGGATCGACATCGTGGCTCTCCCGGGCTAGCTGAGGACGGACAGGCGCGGCAGGCCGAGACGCGACTCCCAGCGCACGCCGGCGAGTGCCCCGGCGAGCGCGGCGGGGATCGTGTCGCTGAAGTCCACGCTCGCCACGGCGGCGGGCAGGCCGTGCCAGGTCGAGGTGATGAAGCGATGCGGCCATTCGAACAGGCCCGGGGCACGCAGCGCGAGCGCGATCTGGTCGGACCCGAGCGCATCGATCCGGAACGGCCCGGGCGCGCTCACCTCGGGCAGGCAGACCGAGCCGAGCCAGCCGCTGCCGGCGTCGCTCGATGCGAGCGCCCGGCGCATCGCCTCGGGCGGGCAGAGGCGCTTGTCGGTATCGGCGACGGCCGGATCGGCGGCGACGGCGGCGAGCCCCAGCTGTTCGGCGAGCTCGGGATGCGAGCGCAGCGTGCCGACGCCGACGTGCGGATAGTCGGGCCAGCCGCGCGCGCGCACGCGGCCGTCCACGACGTCGAGCAGGAGCTTGTCGCCCGAGAAGTAGAGATACTCGCCGGAGGCCACCAGGTCGAGCATGGTGGTGGTCTTGCCGGCGCCCTTCACGCCGCCGATGGCGACGATCTCGCCCGCGCGCGTGGCCACCGCGGAGGCATGCATGATGGCGGTGCCCTTCCATTGCTCGACCAGCAGGCCGTAGTAGCGCACGAGTTCGATCAGGTGGATGAACGCGTTCGCGGCGCCGTAGAAGTCGACCTGGCGGCGTGCCGGCTCGATCCGGTAGCCGACCCGCAGCTCGGGATCCCAGGCGAGCAGGACGCCCGCCTCGCGCGCGAGGAACACGCGCAGCGTGAAGCCGGGCGCGGTGGTCTCGCGGATGGTGGCGGGCGTGGTGCAGCGCGTGATCCACGCCGCCTCGAAGGCGTCGGGCTCGTGCAGCGCGAGCCGCAGGTCGATCTCGGGCACGGCCGCGCCGTGCGGGGCGGGCTCGCTGAAGTATGGCGCGAGGAATTGCGTGAGCCGCGTCACCAGCGCCGGATCGGCGCGGTGCGGCGAGAGTTCGAGCGTATAGCGTTGGTTGGACAGCAGCACGGTTCGCATGGATGGCCTC
This window encodes:
- a CDS encoding alkaline phosphatase family protein codes for the protein MSAARSRLVWLLIDGLSWRLVRMLAARRPDSTLTRCLLGGRAIPLQPLSPNCQTPPSLFSIFSGTDVARHGLTGYLLPAPAPGDPLAVADGFSAWPREIPMVWDRWAAGSTRFRLCAVPFVQPGRLGAALVGRTDVYGGSFSVAPDTVRDGGRLSIPALDIDLRVEARDDGITLHDPRSAAPPRHLAINHGLALPLAAHVPHGNAFRAIALHAMRIDGEPTLISFGYRAIDVQGAPAGSRAMQGGAAFATGDPGRLYGSGRLGRRLDEGGTGAAEHALVALMRVVHDSFAADVVAAVRAADADCVIGYDPAIDLLSHHLLKYLAPCRPDQPWAPLGEALFDIALGWIDELIDACLAASPEPLRCIAHSDHGMAPVHHDLFPNAWFEQAGVLIRDDAGQPDLARSAALLHPAENGLVMLHPGRLAACGFDPGTLIEAWRAALPESMRAGWHHFEGPAAVSGEPPGIEGWLMRCYWQAPAGTRLRFARAMPFVQPSRKGGDHAVWSRDPWLQGILVDAGGEPIGLPDQPALNLPDIVPLVCRDDMPSP
- a CDS encoding dephospho-CoA kinase, which codes for MSIQSGLRIALVAPSGSGKSTTAALLGQAFEAAGRRVEVLKLATPLYALQRAFYDAACRDVHDGAQDQRLLEQIATELRRIDRQSLVKNFARRLDRCEADIVINDDLRDDATDWPYLRQQGFAIVKIATSPALRAMRLHGRRDLSIVENSPLDQQMSRIRADYVVPNNGTLAVLRGHVDALAGCLLDTAARAAA